One genomic window of Plasmodium coatneyi strain Hackeri chromosome 12, complete sequence includes the following:
- a CDS encoding Translation initiation factor eIF-2B subunit gamma, which translates to MQSANPSSPKVPVGTFVEFQVVILTNDENHFASDLCEGTCKGLIKISNRCMIYFILRNLIEQKLKYITIVVNSKYYDEMVSYVNETFPENYKVDDKKSLDSYCIDVEPYTSSNSEELGPIQCLLQIRHKIKSDFIVVNCDILGFVDFHSLANLFRGENAICALLLLEENQTDEKKKQKKEDELLNLENNIWVCIDKNSKVVSIKDSLSMKQSGRFKISKINLTAHRNFILKTDLLDSHVYIFKNYVLDIMERKSSFTSIKYDLIPYLIRIQNTRRAAEYYSKSEFKFNMFKTLINRYEGGEDNDESDQKENIESVVCYVQPKSNGFCQRINSLSNFIKANMLFCVSRHDQLKNVLPPYCFFLMSDKNQSYKDCIISSQFEHEENVILKKSVLGKNVRIKKNSSVNRSIFMDNIIVSENCHIQNSIICKNVVIGDNCKLVDCVVRENSVIERNGIFEKETLPLFIS; encoded by the exons ATGCAGTCGGCAAATCCCAGCAGCCCGAAAGTACCAGTAGGTACTTTTGTGGAATTTCAAGTGGTTATTTTAACAAATGACGAAAACCACTTTGCCAGTGATTTGTGCGAAGGGACATGCAAGGGGCTCATCAAGATAAGTAATCGGTGCATGATCTACTTCATCCTGCGGAACCTAATTGAACAGAAGTTAAAATACATAACCATCGTGGTGAATAGCAAGTACTACGATGAGATGGTGAGTTACGTGAATGAGACGTTTCCGGAGAATTACAAGGTGGACGACAAGAAGAGCTTGGACAGCTACTGCATCGACGTGGAGCCGTACACCTCCAGCAACAGCGAAGAGTTGGGACCCATCCAGTGCCTCCTGCAGATCCGCCACAAGATAAAG tCGGACTTTATCGTCGTTAACTGTGATATCCTCGGGTTTGTCGACTTCCATTCCTTAGCAA ACCTATTTCGGGGCGAAAACGCCATCTGTGCGCTGCTCCTCTTGGAAGAGAACCAAACAGacgagaagaagaaacaaaaaaaggaggatgaGTTACTAAACTTAGAGAACAACATATGGGTGTGCATAGACAAAAACAGCAAGGTCGTCAGTATAAAGGATTCTCTCTCTATGAAGCAGAGTGGGAGGTTTAAGATcagtaaaataaatttgaCTGCGCATCGAAATTTTATTCTAAAAACGGACCTCCTGGATAGCCAcgtctacatttttaagaacTACGTTTTGGACATTATGGAGCGCAAGAGCAGCTTCACCAGCATTAAG TACGATCTCATACCCTACTTGATCAGAATTCAGAATACACGCAGAGCAGCAG AGTACTACTCCAAGTCGGAGTTCAAATTTAACATGTTCAAGACGCTGATCAATAGGTACGAAGGAGGAGAGGACAACGATGAGTCGGATCAGAAGGAGAATATAGAAAGTGTCGTCTGCTATGTGCAACCCAAGTCTAATGGGTTCTGCCAGCGGATCAACAGCCTTTCCAACTTTATCAAAGCCAACATGCTG TTTTGCGTCTCCAGACACGATCAGCTGAAGAACGTCCTGCCCCCCTACTGCTTCTTCCTAATGAGTGACAAGAACCAGTCG TACAAGGACTGCATAATAAGTAGCCAATTTGAGCACGAGGAAAATGTCATCCTCAAAAAGTCCGTCCTCG GCAAAAACgtaaggataaaaaaaaactcttccGTAAACAGAAGCATTTTTATGGACAACATAATTGTCAGTGAGAACTGCCACATACAGAATTCCATCATTTGCAAAAACGTTGTCATCGGAGATAACTGTAAG CTGGTTGACTGCGTAGTGAGGGAAAACAGCGTCATCGAAAGGAATGGCATCTTCGAGAAGGAAACACTACCTCTATTTATCTCCTAg
- a CDS encoding GTPase activator protein has translation MQANDDVRNFAADIQKIRTWNRIYEKKMELFHLKKLIRQEMAAASAESAKQTESTEGRGKTDGTDFNKNRNETTPTSVNAGKSKLSFFLTAPLSYDNYFNLKKTEKNGTTVCRKERGKLLTTKECALPAKGDHGARKESGNRREKCLSSGGFYANGGMNTNGEENVPAKSDQKDDKPNGKNAQWEKTTLSLEKKKNYFTCMSKYLDGYIKEQVKKGVPDHLRGFVWQILVQSYEYKKDNNVTEKNHAKEKGSNTYQYYLSISNQYETAIKKDMNRTYPKHILFKNNYEQGQQILFNILKAYSNYNKSLGYCQGMAFIVATFILYMNEEDAFYMLVGLIEKYHLNDLFSSDMSLLNEDLFILDQLLLLFFPRIYFHLRKENVHSSMFASQWFVTLFSYSISIIYVVRIWDFFFIYGHSFLFKVALAYFKLQEDAILRESFEGILNRLKVLSRHVELDLLIDTALGLDLPQGTIARLSAEYRAGSGKMVQKVVREFIDGKMELFHKEGDEL, from the exons ATGCAAGCAAACGACGACGTTCGAAACTTCGCGGCGGACATCCAGAAAATCAGAACATGGAACCGCATATATGAGAAGAAGATGGAGCTGTTTCACTTGAAGAAGTTAATTCGGCAAGAAATGGCAGCAGCGTCAGCGGAAAGCGCGAAACAAACGGAAAgcacagaaggaagaggcaAAACGGACGGGACAGACTTCAATAAAAACCGCAACGAAACGACGCCGACCAGTGTCAACGCAGGTAAAAGCAAACTGTCCTTTTTTCTGACCGCCCCCTTATCGTACGATAACTAttttaatttgaaaaaaactgaaaagAATGGCACGACAGTgtgtaggaaggaaaggggaaaacttCTAACCACAAAGGAGTGTGCGCTGCCTGCAAAGGGTGATCATGGTGCACGCAAAGAGAGTGGCaatagaagggaaaaatgctTATCCAGTGGGGGATTTTATGCCAACGGGGGAATGAATACAAATGGTGAAGAAAACGTTCCCGCGAAGAGTGATCAGAAGGATGACAAACCAAATGGCAAAAACGCCCAGTGGGAGAAAACTACACTCTCtcttgaaaaaaagaaaaattattttacctGCATGAGCAAGTATCTTGATGGTTACATAAAGGAGCAGGTAAAGAAAGGAGTGCCCGATCATTTGAGAGGATTCGTATGGCAGATATTAGTACAGTCATATGAATACAAAAAGGACAATaatgtcacagaaaaaaatcatgCAAAAGAGAAAGGTAGTAATACCTACCAATATTACCTGAGCATAAGTAACCAATACGAAACGGCAATCAAAAAAGACATGAACAGGACATACCCCAagcacattttatttaaaaataattatgaaCAAGGTCAGCAAatactttttaatattctAAAGGCTTACAGTAATTATAACAAAAGTTTGGGTTACTGTCAAGGGATGGCATTTATTGTGGCGACCTTTATTCTTTACATGAATGAAGAGGATGCTTTCTACATGTTGGTAGGTTTGATTGAGAAGTACCATTTGAATGACCTCTTCTCTTCGGATATGTCCTTGCTAAATGAGGATCTGTTCATCCTAGACCAACTGctgcttttgttttttcctagGATATACTTCCatctgaggaaggaaaacgtACACTCGAGCATGTTTGCCTCTCAGTGGTTTGTCACTCTGTTCTCCTACAGCATTAGCATCATCTACGTAGTTAGGATTtgggacttttttttcatttatggtcactcctttttatttaaagtGGCCCTGGCGTATTTTAAGCTGCAGGAGGACGCCATTCTGAGGGAATCGTTTGAGGGGATTCTGAACAGGTTGAAGGTCCTGTCCAGGCACGTGGAGTTGGACCTTCTGATTGACACGGCTCTGGGGCTGGACCTACCCCAAGGAACAATTGCACGTCTCTCTGCAGAATACCGTGCGGGTAGCGGCAAAATG GTCCAGAAAGTCGTCAGAGAATTCATCGACGGGAAGATGGAACTCTTTCATAAAGAAGGAGATGAACTCTGA